The following coding sequences are from one Panicum hallii strain FIL2 chromosome 5, PHallii_v3.1, whole genome shotgun sequence window:
- the LOC112894238 gene encoding heat stress transcription factor C-1a-like, with protein sequence MDGLHTELALGLLGCGIGGDQVQTAAFVAKTYQMVCDPRTDALVRWGRDNNSFVVADPAGFSRLLLPCFFKHSNFSSFVRQLNTYGFRKVHPDRWEFAHESFLRGQTHLLPRIVRRKKRGEGAASSCSAGGGTGGEDHHQEDQQDQEEREALLEEVQRLRREQTAIGEELAQMSRRLQATERRPDQLMSFLARLAEDPDGVTRHLVEQAAEKKRRRMRLSSHPISPIPPPLPPAPPPVHPLLGLGGKDCDGWQWAEQKPPAIVLPSFEPAPSYCGVQHVPDFGGGNGGIVGMGLTADDTAVETPFPFCLLGQGFF encoded by the exons ATGGACGGCCTCCACACGGAGCTCGCGCTGGGGCTGCTCGggtgcggcatcggcggcgaccAGGTGCAGACGGCGGCGTTCGTGGCCAAGACGTACCAGATGGTGTGCGACCCGCGGACGGACGCGCTCGTGCGCTGGGGGAGGGACAACAACAGCTTCGTCGTCGCCGACCCCGCCGGCTTCTCGCGGCTGCTCCTCCCCTGCTTCTTCAAGCACAGCAACTTCTCCAGCTTCGTGCGCCAGCTCAATACATAC GGGTTCCGGAAGGTGCACCCGGACCGGTGGGAGTTCGCGCACGAGTCCTTCCTGCGCGGCCAGACGCACCTGCTGCCGCGCATCGTGCGCCGCAAGAAGCGCGGCGAGGGCGCCGCGTCGTCCTgctccgccggcggcggcaccggcggcgaggatcaCCACCAGGAGGACCAGCAGGATCAGGAGGAGCGGGAGGCGCTGCTCGAGGAGGTGCAGAGGCTGCGGCGGGAGCAGACGGCCATCGGGGAGGAGCTGGCCCAGATGAGCCGCCGCCTGCAGGCCACGGAGCGGCGGCCCGACCAGCTCATGTCCTTCCTCGCCAGGCTCGCCGAGGACCCCGACGGCGTCACGCGCCACCTCGTCGAGCAGGCCGCCGAGAAGAAGCGCCGCCGCATGCGGCTCTCCTCCCACCCCATTTCCCCGATCCCGCCCCCgctcccgccggcgccgccgccagtcCACCCGCTGCTGGGGCTCGGCGGCAAGGACTGCGACGGCTGGCAGTGGGCGGAGCAGAAGCCGCCGGCGATAGTCCTCCCCTCCTTCGAGCCCGCCCCTAGCTACTGCGGGGTGCAGCACGTGCCAGATTTCGGCGGCGGCAACGGCGGGATCGTCGGCATGGGCCTGACCGCTGACGACACGGCAGTGGAGACGCCCTTCCCGTTCTGCCTCCTCGGCCAGGGTTTCTTTTAA